ttcaaaagatttttggatATGACAATATCAATGCAACATCTAATTGAaatcacaataaattcaatttaggcaATAAACGTCACAAAATCAAATTGGATAAGATTCTTCacttaattaaaaatatcacGAATCGGACAGCGGGATCATGGCAATTGTGGTGGTAGATCATGGTGGTGACCACAATGCTCAGGGTGGCCGGCCGATGGTTGGGTCACAGTGCAGGCTGGTGGTGGTGACACGATGGCGATGGGCTCAGTTGGCGATGGTGATTTGACAAGACTTGTGGTGGTTGCTCGCGATGCGGGGATGTTGGTGGACGAATCTGCAAAACAGAGATGACGGCTATGGCGGTGCAAAGATGTGACGACAATGGAGGAAAGATAAACCGAACGGAAACTAGATAAATCGAATAGAAACAAAGATGTTGACGAGCGGTGAGTTCCCCATCGCCTAAGAGTAATGACAATTGGTGTCTTGAGAAAAGGCGTTGGTCACGTCCCAGGGTTGTTGGGTTCAGCAGCAGGATTGACGTTGGCGTAGCAGCACCGGGCGTGAAAGAGCGACGTCACGGTTGAGCAGAAGCTCGATGCTTGGCTAGGAGCTCGCGAGGTTGGATTATGGTAGGATGAGGAAGTGGCAATGGCAGCAGGGTTGTGTTGCGGTTGGAGATCGACACCAAAAGCAGCATAGGTCGTCACGTTAGGGCAGAGCAGAGGATTGCATCGCAACTAGAGGCGTCTCGGCAGTAGCACATCCTCTTCATCTCGGGCTTGGAAACAAAGTAGTAGCTAGGATTGTCATTGGCCATGGCAAGGTCAGAGGCGTCACAATGTCACACGTGACACGTTTCCTTTCTAATTATATCTCATAATTATAATTATGCATGTGGAAGCACAATAAAATTTCACAACATACCTAACGAGAGAATCACATGAGTTCAGTGATATACATGCTGTTCTTTTTTACAAACAACGATagtaattatcacaacaaattaCACAGTCCTTAGAAAGGTTAGGGTCAATTAATACCACTATACTTATACTAACCAAACCACCAACTAACAAAAGGATTAATGGTTTTTGATATCAACTCATCCCTTCCACACCATATCCAAGGGAACATCCtacaaatctaaaaatcaaaggGTGAACCGAAGCCTAATAAGTAAAATCTCTAAGTTTAAAGTAGAAGTTCACCTTTGCACCCGCCTTGgcaaaacaatcacaaacattCGGAGCAACATAATCAATGTATGAGCACACACTTTACCTTTTTTGCAAGTGCCTTACACGAATGCATGGTATTATCTACTCAATATACTTATATAACATATAATTTCTTGATGCATCAGTATTATTTGATGCCTTATCAACATGTAAATATGTATAactaaaaaagtttttttttttctgtacatAATTGTGTTgcaaatacaatatatatactCTAAGAAGTAAGATACAAAACTCTAGGAGATAAGATACAAAAGGTAACAGAATAACAAATATTCCCTAAACATTTGCTAACTCTAAGAGATAAGATACAAAATgtaaatgaataataaatattctttaaatatttgctgaatattttcttcccttaaTATTTTAGCACAAGCAAATGGTGAGGGTGAACTATTAGCTTGGACCACAATTGAAGGAACTAGTAGGTAGGCAAGCCTTTAGTGAAGACATCTATAGTTTGTTCTTCAGTAGAATGTAGCGAACTACCAATTATTTCTGAGTAACGCATTCCCGCATGAAATGGTGATCAATTTCCACATGTTTGGTTTGAGCATGAAATATAGGATTTGTGGATAAGTAGATGGCGGATAACTTATCGCACCAAAGAGTGGGCGGCTCAAGTGGTTGCCCATGAAGATCCTGAAAAAGATATTCAAGCCACATTAACTCCGCCGTTGTATTTGCAAGACATTTGTATTCTGCTTCGGTGCTGGAATGAGCCATGGTTTGTTGCTTATGAGATGACCAAGAGATGAGATTTGGTCCGTGATAGACAAATAACCACCCAACGGAGTGACGGTTAGTTCGATTGCCCGCCCAATTGGTGTCAGAAAATGCATGAAGCTGAGTGGTTCCGCTCAAGTAAAAGAAGACCTGAATATGAAGTAACATTTGTAAGTCTTGCAGAATTGTCCATAACGTGATGTGTGGCACCTGAATGATGAATCAACAAACCACGCCGAAGATGTGAAAGTAGAGGGTGGACTTGATGATGGCAAATACTGTGGCAGTGAGTCCGGACCCGTCAAGTGGGCTTGTGCGGGTTAAATTGATCTAACAAAGCGGTAGCATGTATTGGCCCTATAGCCTTGCTTGCCACAAAGTTGACAAAGTGGGCCTCATTCGTCGCGGCGCCCTCCGCGATTTCTAGTTCCATAATGTGAGCCACGGCTATGGGATATTCCagaaaaattcccaaattgattaaAATCTACATGGAAGTTGTTGGACCCGTGACGGGTCTGCCGAGAAGGAGGCAGTCCTTGGCTGGTCTGAAAAGCTGCAGGTGGAGGCTGATTATTTGTTACTAATGCTTGCTATACCCTTCCCTCGTGATTAAGAATTTAGGCATGAAGTTGGTCCTTTGTCAAAGACCCAATTTGAGTTAAAACGGAAATTGTGGTGTTGAGACTCTGAAATTCAACACTCAAACCACAAAACACTTGAGTGTGATATTCATTAATAGATAAAGGCTCACCAAGTCCGTGAGGCTGGTGGTTTCTTGTAGGAATTTTGTGATGGAATATAATACGTGGAAACGATACGATagaatcttgcaatttatgtcaaTGCGAAATcgctagagaaataaacgaaaaaataaTAGGgataccagaaatttacgtgattcggtccgagtatcggtaccaaCATCCACATGGAGAGTTAGTagtaaataatccactataatcggagaatcataGTTTACAATCGCCCACACGTGTTTCctacacctagatttaacccaaaACCATAGGTGTTTATgaataaataactcacttggacataaactcactGCACAAAAATCACCTCACGTTCAAGCtcaaaaaacaccaaaaaagaagaactcATTTTCTTGATCACGTGGGTGGCTCCTCTTCGGCTTGACATTGTGCGTCATTGGCTCCTCGTAGGGTTTCATCGGCGCTCaccaaaggaaagaagacgTGCCTAATCTATTTTATATGTGTccccaaaagtcaaagtttgacctgagCCCATCACCTTTTGGCTCCACGTGGGaggacttcttttttttgataacttagGGAAAATCGTAAGCTGACAGCTGGCGAGCAAATCCTGGGACCCACGGAAGAACCCACCACCCCTATAAAGCGGGTAAGTCCACCTGCGACGTGCTGGGATTCAAACTTCTCCCTTTCGTGAAGGGGAGAAAGCCTGAAGCCAGTAATGCCACTCAGCGCGGTGGTGAGGACTTCCTTTCTTTTATCTCCATTGGCCACGTAAAAGAAGTAGTAACGTAGCCTTGGAATTTTGTatgcccaaagtcaaatatttgactttgggccccatCAAGAAAATTTGCAGAGAGGTTCGTCTCCTCAGGAGGAAActtttgcttcttttattttatttatttcctcttttgtataTCTTTAAGAGTCTAAACGAAGCTTTTATGTTGACCAAAAATATCCAAGTGAATTGCATTTTACAAATGCTCAAACTCggaatataatttaatattttatgacAGATTAGTGATCTTTTGAGAGTGATTGAAGTTGAAGCTATAAAGTGCATGAGTGAGCAATTGATTGAGTGGCATACAAGTTCGCAAGATACTTCCAAATACTTACCACAGATGTGTGACTCGACAATTGGGCGACTATTGAAGCGGTCAACGAATTGACGATCCAAGCCAAGGCAATGGATTCTCAAAAGTTCTAGTTTTCAAATGTTAAATTGTTTATTTGTGTAACAGCTTTTCTCAGTGCAATCTCCTCGACAGACTCTTTCGATTGAGGTTTGGTGTCTTCCAGAATGGACAGCAAGTGGGCAGCTTGTAAATATGGCAAGATCTGTGCTTTATAGATTGGACAGTTCGTCTTGATTAGCTTCTCCTCAATACTTGGTGGTGACATGAGAGTGGGCTTGAGACGGTTTATGACGGCATTAATGGTGGCGTCAGTGTAGATGAAGTAGATGATATTTCTTTAAACATGGATCGGTGAGGCTTTCGCCAAAGAAACCCTGAtaccaaattaaaaaagtttattcctttttttgtaCATAATTATGGTAcaaaaacaatatatatatatatatataaagaacttAAAGAGATAAGATATAAAACTCTAAGAGCTAAGATATAAAAGGTAACAGAATAATAAATATTCCCTAAATATTTACTGAGTCTAAGAGATAAGATACAAAAGGTAACACAATAAGAAatattcctaaatattttcttctcttaaCATGTATATTCATGAACATGCAtaatctttttcacttttcctccCAAATAATCTCAGAGCATTTGGACATAGGGGGCATCCTGATACATGGGGCATCCCAACTCTGAGCCATCCCACAACATTCGCCCATGGGGCATCTCGTCATACTCATATATAATCTTAAATGCGAGGCATCTTGGCTCCCGAGACATATTGAAATACTCTCTTGGGCATTCGGACATATAGAGTAACGTTGCCACTTCCACatggatgatgatttttttttttcaatatttgatgTTTATATGCTCCATTAATGCACATGAACATGTTCGACATCAACATTTAATGCATCATGTTAATGCATCATGTTATTTTACTTAACTATCACCGATTGAACATGTTCAACATCAAGCATCATTTCACATGACCATCATCGAATGAACATATTCAACATCAACCTTCTATACATACTTTTCTCAAATACAACAGATAtgtatttattaaataatgatacTTAATACATGAAGGACTAAGATATCCAGAGAACAAAAAGCATgcaaagattttatttttttttgaaatttggtaTCTCCTAAATTTGATCACTCCCAGATTAGTAAAACCTGAAACCGGTAACTCTCTAAATTTGATGACTTTCCCAATTTGGCAAATTTCCCTAAGATTTGGTAACTACATGCCAAAATCGAATTTTCCCTCTAAAGTCAGCAACTTTCTCATTTCTTGCCCATTTAACACACTTTTCATCAAAATACCACCAATCATCAAAGAATTTACTGATACTTCTTAACATAaccattaaaataatcaatacaCAGCTCAAAATACCATCATTAGAATTCACAAAAGTAGGAATCCAACATGCTGTTATCAAACTTATTCATACATGATAATAAAACTCACTTAAAGTAAACGCCAATCAAATAACCAAGTCAACCACTCATTATAACAATCTAGCTTAGCATCTTGAGTTTTCTCTTACCTTGCTAATGGTTTACATAAAATCAAAGCCTTAGTTTTCCTTCAAAGTAAATAAATCcgaaatgaataatttttgtcTTGAAATTGACAAACCCATTTATGAAGAGTAGAGGAAATTAATGAGTTTACTCGTCCAAACCTAAAAAGAAACTCGTGGCTTTAATAAAATACGAACATTGGACCTTTTACTTTTACTCTTGGAATTGAATGAAAGTTGAAAGAAAAGTAGATAGCAATTGGTGAAGTATTGGAGTGAGGACCTGTCTTGAGAATTCTCTCTCTACGATTTTATGCATGGCCATAACAAataatgaaagaggagatgagTTAATCATGGCCAAAGAATTTAATGCTCATAGGGTGAAATAATTAAATCTAAGAGTAGAGGGAATAAGTGTTCTAATAGAATTTCCTCATATGGCCCTTAGCGGAATAGCTTGGGTATGTGGCACATTCTCATAAGCtaagagaaaatatatattggGGGGACTCATTTCCTTTGGGAGTCATCAAGAGCATTTTGAGTTAAAGAGGTGTTCAAGTAAGAAGTTACTGGTGCCATAATTGTATGGCTCCATTGAATGATACGGGCAAGGGGGATGAATTTAGAAGATCAAACTTGAGTTAAAAAACACATGGCATGAATCAGAGAAGATGTGATTAAAATATTGCACATGGCCACCTTTGCTTAGCTTGATCAAATAACCAAGGTTAAAATAATTATGACATTGGATTAAGAGCCTTAGGTGGAATGATGAGAATGGTGCTTCAATCCAAAGAGTATAAGTGGCCTAATATGAGTCCAAATGAGAGGTATTTTGAGAGAAGGCTTCTTAGCCaagtaaaatgaataaatcatCAAGACATTAATTGGCTAACATTGAAATAGATAATGTAATGCTTGAACTCATTACTGAACTAAGTTCAATGTCACAAACTAAGGACATGTGACTTAAGATACTTGGtggaaaaatgaagagagatgGTATAAATTAAAGAGGGACAAATGGCTTACTCACATAACTTCCAAAGTAAATATTTGTTAAGGTACCGATTCTAGTAAATCAATATGTAAACAAGGAAATCATCATTTTTTCCAAGTActaataaattagaaaaatattttaaactcACTAAAAATATTGGTGAAAAATAATGGATgctagaaaaatctcaattaataaatttgaaacttgAATATTGTTAATATTTATCACTAAGCTTAACGCATCAAATTGTGATGATTACGGtaacaaaaaattatctttCGCACCTTCCATACATCATAAAATTAACAACTTTCATGGCTCCACACTAAATAACACTTATCTTTATATCCTAAATACTATTACTCAacatagaaaattccaaatatcACACAGGGCAGCTCCCTTAATAGGGTTGGAGGTGCGATTAGCATTAGTCACGCTCACCTTGCTAGTGATTCAGGTCGATTAAGGGTAGGGAAGTAGCAGTGAGCCTTTGCTGCTGGACTCATCATGGTCAACCATAGACTAGCAAGGCTGGATCGGGAAGAAGTAGGTGGCTTGGCCTAGGTGACGCAATTTAGGTTGTCTGAACAGAAGCTCAAACGCGATGGCTAGAAGGAAACAAATCATCGTGGCCAGAGGATTGCCGGGTCTGGGTTCGACGATGTGAAGAAGTGCAGCCGTGATGGGGTTCTCGGCTGCCaactctcttccctctctttgATTCTCATGTGTGTCTCTCATTATGTGTTCTGAAATTCTAATTGTTGACCTCGAATTATGAGGCATAACTTTGCATTTATAACGTTCACCTTATGTCTAACCTCAATTTCATGGGCTTATTTTAGGCCTTATTTAGGgtaatggattgaattgacttAAGACTCTTTATCGATTAACTCTTAGGTAGGGGTTGAAATTAGATTgaattgagctcaatttggtccatatGCCCTATGTAATTTCCAGCCAAGGCTTGCTTTCCCATAGTGGCCGAATTCTGGCCCTCTGTGGGCTTAATTGGTGACAAGCTTTCCTTTAGGGCCTATTATGATTAAACACAAAGTCTTTAACTTTAATGGGCTAAACCGAGCACAATTAAAGctctaattttctaatttaaggCTTGAATTTTTCGGCCCCTATCTCCTATGCTTTGGCCGAGTTTCCAACATTAATGTGGGCCCCGTCCTCGCGGCTAATCTGGGACCATTTGCCGCTGCCCGTGCAATGCTTTTAGAGGTTAAatattaatccctaattttctatgtaattatTTCTAAATGGTGAGCCAAGATTCAAATGTCAACATTTCCCtttttaaatccataaatttgaAGAGAATGCATTCTTATTTACCCCAGAAAAGTCGAATGCAATAGACAGCcgaaagaagtgaaaaggtATATCTCGATTGAGCTGAGGCTCATACTTCGTCAGTCATATTATTCTGTCACCTGCTGACTTGTGGGCTTCTACAACATTTGTTTTGGGCCTTAGGGCCCATCTGTACACTTGAAGTTCCCACGAGCGGTTGACCTCTCGTAGTGACCGACAGAACTCTCATGACCACGAACACAAAATGGTGTGCGCAATCATCAATTTTAATCCCAATAACTCAAGCCAAGAACCAAAAATTTTCCACCGAAATCGTTCCTATAAAACACAAAAGTCTCTAAAGCGTAATAAAACAATGTTTATCTCATGAGGagaaccacttcctcactttcCTGATGGGTCTCCTGCAAACAGGGCAGGCCTTGCCTTCTCCATCAAAGATCCTGCAGAAGCCCAAGTTGTCATAAGAAACAGAAGTAGAAACCAGCAAGTGGAATTGACTCAGTCCTCAAAACCTAATGTTAATCAGGAGATTCTCCAAAATTTTAGAACAAACGTTAATTTTCTCACCTGACATGCAAGAGTTTTGTTTGGGACAGGTATTAATTATAACAGAAAGTGACTTTCACTGACTTTTTTTTGATTGTATATTATCCAATCCAGTTAGAAGTTTTGTACTTGGATAAGCATTATAAAACAGAGCTGGAGTGACCTGCACGTTTCAAGTTCTAAAGTACAGATAATGATGCCAAATCAATGTCTTTTTTTCTGTCATTTAGAAGAGAAAATTCATGTTGCCCAATTCGTAAAAAACCCGCTGATCTCGTGAACATTAAATATGGAAATGTTTTAAACTTGTTAGTGTGGGAACCGACCTGGTAGCGGACAGCTGATTATATACACAAGCATTGTTCTTTCCTAGGGTGGGGACTGGGGAATCAAATCTGTTCTGTGCGCCTAATCTATGCACATACATCCATTCATCCTTTTTCCAGGTAAGCACATGTTCATTCTTTAATCATTAAGTGAATCCTTAAACATGAGAAGGaaagttaaagaaaaagaaatcatcgATGATAAATCAATGTTTACCTCTGAGCACAGTCATAGCAGGTAGCACAATGGCCGCAAGGAACGAAGAAGCAATTCCTTTCCTCGTCGTAGCAAATCACACAAATCTTCCCATCATACAACTCCTCCGAGGAGCTGCTGCAGCAGCTGCCGGTTTCTATGTCCTCCTCACACGTCCCATACGTTGACTGTGGTGGCTTGAATACTTGTATTGGGGTCGTCTCCGTCACTACCGGCTCTCGTTCGGCAGGACTTTCATCCTCCCAGCTGTCCAGGTATCTCATGATCGCGAAGAAGACCGACACAAGCAATGCTGTGAGATTTCGAGATGTGTTACCGCacagaaattataaaattaatgaaGAATTTGAGTGAGTGGAAATATGAACTCTCCAGTTACCCTCTTTTGATGTTACTCTCTTTTCTTTAATGAGACTCGAATCAAACACATCTAGAGAGTAACAATTTTGTCAGAAAACTCACCCAATACCGTGATGTAGGCGAATAACCGAGCCAAGAACGTAAATGCAAAGCACAATTCAGCCAGCTCATCATCCTGAGATCGGAAAGGAACAAATCAGAAATCAAAATGTCTGACGTAAACACTGTAAAGAATTAGTGAATATCGGCTCAGAACTCCcaaacgaggagagagagagagagagaagcaattACTCCTCCTTGGGCAGTTAAATTTGAAGGCTTTTCGAAGTTAAACTGAACTCTAAAGTTTAGATTAGCTCGATCCACCTACCGTGGAACACATTCTATCGCTCCTCTAGCCTTTGCTGCTACCGATTCTCTGTTTTTCTCGAGGTTCAAATCCGGACCTGAAAAACAAACTTCCAAAATGGAAGCAAACATCATATAATTAGATAGTTTCCTTTAGTGCTAGACAGAATTCTGTGTATTGAGCAGAGAATTTGGAAAAGTGGAATGTAGCAAATCTGCTGATCTAGCATTTTACATTTATGTGAGCGCAAGAGCATTAATCAAACAATGTTAGTTTCCTTCATCTAGGGCCCTAGTTTGTGCCGTCCGTTTTGTGTTTGGTAGTTTTCAAAGCGGATCCAGAGAAGAAACACAACTGAGCCAAAGCAAAAAGGCTACCTGCATTGCTTCAGGCCGCCTCCAATAAAGCCATCGAGCTTACTAAATCTTTCTCAGAGAGCCCGCTCACGGCGACAATGTGCACCATCTCGAGCGCCTCATACAAAGAATGCTGATTCAGAATATTCGCGATTGCAGACCTGGTGTTGCTTCTGATAAGTTGGAATTGGCTCGGTAAGCGGGGAAAAATAAGCCAAAGCTTGCTTCTAGCGTGCCCAAATGAGCCCACGATTCGACCAATGTCTGCGACTCTGTGAAAGAACAGAGCGCGAGAGCGAGAGAACT
Above is a window of Eucalyptus grandis isolate ANBG69807.140 chromosome 9, ASM1654582v1, whole genome shotgun sequence DNA encoding:
- the LOC104418475 gene encoding E3 ubiquitin-protein ligase APD2; translated protein: MCSTDDELAELCFAFTFLARLFAYITVLALLVSVFFAIMRYLDSWEDESPAEREPVVTETTPIQVFKPPQSTYGTCEEDIETGSCCSSSSEELYDGKICVICYDEERNCFFVPCGHCATCYDCAQRIFDGEGKACPVCRRPIRKVRKWFSS